In Musa acuminata AAA Group cultivar baxijiao chromosome BXJ2-10, Cavendish_Baxijiao_AAA, whole genome shotgun sequence, a genomic segment contains:
- the LOC135624557 gene encoding uncharacterized protein LOC135624557 isoform X3, with protein MEIDPNFSSLLRTLRVDDPWVPPKTWESIPSESGRVRSADSCGQSQDPIYESSLISEANLVHLVVNALLGIKSSIMEIDKLAAIFSSSPADRTFHRVPTLWCRSLSTNALGKILKCISHSGLVVCLLQKFVNFYQCANRDVQQSEDKGEGSTSLEDTNFLEDLLGSPPNRKVVNMNEIWMQPPYSLINQAFAVAVKKVLQGYFGALNTMQASVKLRRSAMMFEKSVHIPDGSCGYTKISQSGITLLEVFLHTNELRTQIESLGNICFPRFADLAVSREALTAETNIEFHNFPRGVDLLSYLYLQLRNADPIHHALLKHLFVGSCEPYCGFIKSWIFRASIDDPYREFFVHKSTKSNAASESVDKLFLTEIKEQIGISVPCFLKDVHRPLVRAGLQLQVLVKFLSLFNFDFVGRSTNSHCNLANIEEILPCWVGMSTDSAFLSNSLTFCKQRIEALICQRQNIYQMMLEKLQVFFSKSDIRYERMNHMVIPFDNAQSLYSGRSPNIPIILLSGADYVFSATTDEPEATRICTTQNTTDASYTSEESSYELDSLHNSENSFYSSEEETESEGFLTSGNHVMPPEYLLHLDSLPCYTIKIPFPNSNEIGMLCFSQASCYSMPKQHGPSVHHYKNEKTNSSVSFCCGDEKPVMTPVLSDENYNSDNFWPVGLLKTPFYHIINYRGPKQPCLAPQSIQMTDENSGTLENTKSVFDKVIVPFSSKLDTVGRFEFMNARIGPWCHDIFSSWNSNEYYDLSANPILTRFSWFSNMDISKDRSSNKRHRSHFPYFDFSSVVDPCNFSGNVLATPDNGLEVEASRIGNSNLATVGSNGILADSVQHSIKDQPDLKPTCSSNTSREAHHTPGHLPSSVSGGALWVGSLHYSNEIESCVEDKWHDSGAEFEMPPDVVIDKCIVQEILLHMSATLLSSCLRKVLICMNICWHCGDIILWNWQTGQIHLLFLFVNSVFSFKKWSVAEPEKKVAEMQGILELSLQRSSCETDQYKERLYVYMNGQSIVPVSNSSAGLNMFDFMLLGYKVDWPIKIIVTPAALNIYAEIFHYLIQVRLAAFSLVEVWYYIKAYQSSVLRGQDLKFHQIDLQILIKLRQQMNHFLSALQQYLHSQLSNVSWSRFQHSLKHQVKDMLDLESVHMSYLAEALHICFLSEDTKPVAVIIENILQCALDFGLHLTGGHLYAGTNRPGPLNLQSDINLCKVSTIQTIFERNLKDLYLLYLKSPKHVDFSLCRFWDHLNYNEYYSNIFNRDTTYLCL; from the exons ATGGAGATAGATCCGAACTTTTCCTCGCTGCTTCGGACCCTAAGGGTGGACGACCCATGGGTTCCTCCCAAGACGTGGGAATCGATCCCCTCCGAGAGCGGCAGAGTTCGATCCGCTGATTCTTGCGGCCAATCACAAGATCCGATATACGAATCTTCTTTAATTTCT GAGGCTAATTTGGTTCATCTGGTTGTAAATGCATTGCTAGGCATAAAGTCATCCATAATGGAAATTGATAAGCTCGCAGCAATATTCTCTTCAAGTCCAGCTGATAGAACTTTTCATAGAGTCCCTACTTTATGGTGTCGATCATTGAGCACCAACGCTTTGGGAAAGATTCTTAAATGTATAAGCCACTCAGGTCTTGTTGTATGCTTACTCCAGAAGTTTGTTAACTTTTATCAGTGTGCAAATCGAGATGTACAACAAAGTGAAGACAAGGGAGAGGGAAGTACTAGTCTAGAAGACACCAATTTTTTAGAAGATCTTCTAGGATCACCCCCAAATAGGAAAGTTGTTAATATGAATGAAATCTGGATGCAACCACCTTATAGTTTGATTAACCAAGCGTTTGCTGTAGCTGTTAAAAAAGTTCTTCAAGGATACTTTGGTGCCTTGAATACTATGCAAGCATCTGTTAAGTTGAGGCGCTCAGCAATGATGTTTGAGAAATCTGTTCACATTCCTGATGGATCATGTGGATACACAAAAATTTCTCAATCAGGAATTACACTTCTGGAAGTTTTTCTGCACACCAATGAATTGAGAACACAAATTGAATCACTGGGAAACATCTGTTTTCCCAGGTTTGCTGATCTTGCTGTATCTAGAGAGGCTTTGACAGCTGAgaccaacatagagtttcataacTTCCCAAGAGGAGTAGATTTACTCTCATATTTGTATCTTCAGCTACGT AATGCTGATCCTATTCATCATGCACTTCTCAAGCATCTCTTTGTTGGTTCATGTGAACCCTACTGTGGCTTCATCAAATCATGGATTTTTCGTGCAAGCATTGATGATCCTTACAGAGAGTTTTTTGTGCACAAGTCAACAAAATCTAATGCTGCAAGTGAATCTGTTGATAAGTTATTTCTGACAGAAATCAAG GAGCAAATTGGCATCTCAGTTCCTTGCTTTctgaaagatgttcatcgtccccTTGTCCGAGCTGGGCTACAACTTCAAGTTCTTGTCAAGTTTCTGAGcttatttaattttgattttgttGGAAGAAGCACTAATTCACATTGCAATTTGGCAAATATTGAGGAAATTCTTCCTTGTTGGGTTGGCATGTCAACTGATTCAGCATTCCTCTCAAACTCATTAACATTCTGCAAGCAGAGAATTGAAGCCTTGATTTGTCAGAGACAAAATATATACCAGATGATGCTCGAAAAGCTTCAAGTGTTTTTCTCAAAATCCGACATTAGATATGAGAGGATGAATCACATG GTAATTCCCTTTGATAATGCCCAGAGCTTGTACAGTGGAAGAAGTCCTAATATCCCCATCATTTTGCTTTCTGGTGCCGATTATGTCTTCTCTGCAACAACCGATGAGCCAGAAGCTACCAGGAT ATGTACAACTCAAAACACTACTGATGCTTCTTATACATCTGAGGAGTCTTCATATGAACTGGATTCATTGCACAATTCAGAAAACTCTTTTTATAGTTCTGAAGAGGAAACTGAGTCTGAGGGTTTCCTTACTTCAGGCAATCATGTAATGCCACCAGAATATCTTCTGCATTTGGATTCATTGCCCTGTTATACAATTAAAATTCCATTCCCAAACTCCAATGAAATTGGAATGCTGTGCTTCTCTCAAGCCTCTTGTTATAGTATGCCTAAACAACATGGACCTTCTGTTCATCATTATAAGAATGAAAAGACAAATAGTTCTGTCTCCTTTTGTTGTGGAGATGAAAAACCAGTCATGACACCAGTTCTTTCAGATGAGAACTACAATTCTGACAATTTCTGGCCAGTAGGACTTCTGAAGACTCCTTTCTATCACATCATCAACTACAGAGGTCCAAAGCAACCATGCTTAGCTCCGCAAAGTATTCAGATGACTGATGAGAACTCAGGAACCCTGGAAAATACAAAATCAGTATTTGATAAAGTTATTGTTCCATTCAGTTCAAAATTAGATACGGTTGGAAGATTTGAATTCATGAATGCTAGAATTGGACCTTGGTGTCACGACATTTTTTCATCATGGAACTCCAATGAATACTATGATCTTAGTGCCAACCCGATTTTGACAAGATTTTCTTGGTTTAGTAATATGGACATTTCAAAAGATAGAAGCTCCAATAAGAGACACCGTTCACATTTCCCATACTTTGACTTCTCCTCGGTGGTTGATCCTTGTAATTTCTCGGGAAATGTTTTAGCCACTCCTGATAATGGGTTGGAAGTTGAAGCTTCTAGGATTGGGAATTCAAATCTTGCTACTGTAGGCAGTAATGGAATCTTGGCTGACTCTGTACAACATAGTATTAAAGACCAACCAGATTTAAAGCCCACATGTTCATCAAATACATCAAGAGAGGCACACCACACACCAGGGCATCTTCCTTCAAGCGTTTCTGGGGGGGCACTCTGGGTGGGTTCATTACATTATTCTAATGAAATTGAATCTTGTGTTGAAGACAAGTGGCATGATTCAGGGGCAGAGTTTGAGATGCCACCTGATGTTGTTATAGACAAATGCATAGTGCAAGAGATATTGCTTCA TATGTCAGCAACTTTGCTATCAAGTTGCTTGAGGAAGGTTTTGATCTGCATGAACATTTGTTGGCATTGCGGCGATATCATTTTATGGAACTGGCAGACTGGGCAGATACATTTATTATTTCTGTTTGTAAACAG TGTTTTTTCCTTCAAGAAATGGTCTGTTGCTGAACCAGAGAAGAAAGTAGCAGAGATGCAAGGGATCCTTGAGTTGTCATTACAAAGATCTTCATGTGAGACTGATCAATACAAGGAGAGGTTATATGTGTACATGAATGGACAAAGCATTGTGCCTGTATCAAATTCTTCAGCTG GTCTCaatatgtttgattttatgttgtTGGGTTACAAAGTTGACTGGCCCATCAAAATTATTGTGACACCAGCTGCACTGAATATTTATGCTGAGATCTTTCATTATCTCATTCAAGTCAGACTTGCCGCTTTTTCTTTAGTTGAGGTCTGGTACTATATAAAG GCCTATCAGAGTTCCGTATTGCGTGGTCAAGATTTGAAATTTCACCAAATAGACTTGCAAATCTTGATAAAATTAAG GCAACAAATGAATCACTTTTTGTCTGCTCTGCAACAATATCTGCATTCACAGTTGTCAAATGTCTCCTGGTCTCGTTTTCAACATTCCCTTAAACATCAG GTCAAAGACATGCTAGACTTAGAATCTGTGCACATGTCATATCTTGCGGAAGCTTTACACAT ATGCTTTTTATCTGAGGACACAAAGCCTGTAGCTGTTATCATAGAAAACATTTTGCAATGTGCTTTAGACTTTGGGCTGCATCTAACTGGAGGTCATTTATATGCTGGAACCAACAGACCAGGACCATTAAACTTGCAATCTGACATAAACCTGTGTAAG GTTTCCACAATTCAAACAATATTTGAAAGAAATCTTAAAGATTTGTACCTATTATATCTCAAGTCTCCGAAGCATGTTGACTTCAGTCTTTGTCGTTTCTGGGATCACCTTAACTACAATGAGTACTACTCCAACATCTTCAACAGAGACACTACCTACTTGTGCTTGTGA
- the LOC135624557 gene encoding uncharacterized protein LOC135624557 isoform X1, translated as MEIDPNFSSLLRTLRVDDPWVPPKTWESIPSESGRVRSADSCGQSQDPIYESSLISEANLVHLVVNALLGIKSSIMEIDKLAAIFSSSPADRTFHRVPTLWCRSLSTNALGKILKCISHSGLVVCLLQKFVNFYQCANRDVQQSEDKGEGSTSLEDTNFLEDLLGSPPNRKVVNMNEIWMQPPYSLINQAFAVAVKKVLQGYFGALNTMQASVKLRRSAMMFEKSVHIPDGSCGYTKISQSGITLLEVFLHTNELRTQIESLGNICFPRFADLAVSREALTAETNIEFHNFPRGVDLLSYLYLQLRNADPIHHALLKHLFVGSCEPYCGFIKSWIFRASIDDPYREFFVHKSTKSNAASESVDKLFLTEIKEQIGISVPCFLKDVHRPLVRAGLQLQVLVKFLSLFNFDFVGRSTNSHCNLANIEEILPCWVGMSTDSAFLSNSLTFCKQRIEALICQRQNIYQMMLEKLQVFFSKSDIRYERMNHMVIPFDNAQSLYSGRSPNIPIILLSGADYVFSATTDEPEATRICTTQNTTDASYTSEESSYELDSLHNSENSFYSSEEETESEGFLTSGNHVMPPEYLLHLDSLPCYTIKIPFPNSNEIGMLCFSQASCYSMPKQHGPSVHHYKNEKTNSSVSFCCGDEKPVMTPVLSDENYNSDNFWPVGLLKTPFYHIINYRGPKQPCLAPQSIQMTDENSGTLENTKSVFDKVIVPFSSKLDTVGRFEFMNARIGPWCHDIFSSWNSNEYYDLSANPILTRFSWFSNMDISKDRSSNKRHRSHFPYFDFSSVVDPCNFSGNVLATPDNGLEVEASRIGNSNLATVGSNGILADSVQHSIKDQPDLKPTCSSNTSREAHHTPGHLPSSVSGGALWVGSLHYSNEIESCVEDKWHDSGAEFEMPPDVVIDKCIVQEILLHMSATLLSSCLRKVLICMNICWHCGDIILWNWQTGQIHLLFLFVNSVFSFKKWSVAEPEKKVAEMQGILELSLQRSSCETDQYKERLYVYMNGQSIVPVSNSSAVQLAGLNMFDFMLLGYKVDWPIKIIVTPAALNIYAEIFHYLIQVRLAAFSLVEVWYYIKAYQSSVLRGQDLKFHQIDLQILIKLRQQMNHFLSALQQYLHSQLSNVSWSRFQHSLKHQVKDMLDLESVHMSYLAEALHICFLSEDTKPVAVIIENILQCALDFGLHLTGGHLYAGTNRPGPLNLQSDINLCKVSTIQTIFERNLKDLYLLYLKSPKHVDFSLCRFWDHLNYNEYYSNIFNRDTTYLCL; from the exons ATGGAGATAGATCCGAACTTTTCCTCGCTGCTTCGGACCCTAAGGGTGGACGACCCATGGGTTCCTCCCAAGACGTGGGAATCGATCCCCTCCGAGAGCGGCAGAGTTCGATCCGCTGATTCTTGCGGCCAATCACAAGATCCGATATACGAATCTTCTTTAATTTCT GAGGCTAATTTGGTTCATCTGGTTGTAAATGCATTGCTAGGCATAAAGTCATCCATAATGGAAATTGATAAGCTCGCAGCAATATTCTCTTCAAGTCCAGCTGATAGAACTTTTCATAGAGTCCCTACTTTATGGTGTCGATCATTGAGCACCAACGCTTTGGGAAAGATTCTTAAATGTATAAGCCACTCAGGTCTTGTTGTATGCTTACTCCAGAAGTTTGTTAACTTTTATCAGTGTGCAAATCGAGATGTACAACAAAGTGAAGACAAGGGAGAGGGAAGTACTAGTCTAGAAGACACCAATTTTTTAGAAGATCTTCTAGGATCACCCCCAAATAGGAAAGTTGTTAATATGAATGAAATCTGGATGCAACCACCTTATAGTTTGATTAACCAAGCGTTTGCTGTAGCTGTTAAAAAAGTTCTTCAAGGATACTTTGGTGCCTTGAATACTATGCAAGCATCTGTTAAGTTGAGGCGCTCAGCAATGATGTTTGAGAAATCTGTTCACATTCCTGATGGATCATGTGGATACACAAAAATTTCTCAATCAGGAATTACACTTCTGGAAGTTTTTCTGCACACCAATGAATTGAGAACACAAATTGAATCACTGGGAAACATCTGTTTTCCCAGGTTTGCTGATCTTGCTGTATCTAGAGAGGCTTTGACAGCTGAgaccaacatagagtttcataacTTCCCAAGAGGAGTAGATTTACTCTCATATTTGTATCTTCAGCTACGT AATGCTGATCCTATTCATCATGCACTTCTCAAGCATCTCTTTGTTGGTTCATGTGAACCCTACTGTGGCTTCATCAAATCATGGATTTTTCGTGCAAGCATTGATGATCCTTACAGAGAGTTTTTTGTGCACAAGTCAACAAAATCTAATGCTGCAAGTGAATCTGTTGATAAGTTATTTCTGACAGAAATCAAG GAGCAAATTGGCATCTCAGTTCCTTGCTTTctgaaagatgttcatcgtccccTTGTCCGAGCTGGGCTACAACTTCAAGTTCTTGTCAAGTTTCTGAGcttatttaattttgattttgttGGAAGAAGCACTAATTCACATTGCAATTTGGCAAATATTGAGGAAATTCTTCCTTGTTGGGTTGGCATGTCAACTGATTCAGCATTCCTCTCAAACTCATTAACATTCTGCAAGCAGAGAATTGAAGCCTTGATTTGTCAGAGACAAAATATATACCAGATGATGCTCGAAAAGCTTCAAGTGTTTTTCTCAAAATCCGACATTAGATATGAGAGGATGAATCACATG GTAATTCCCTTTGATAATGCCCAGAGCTTGTACAGTGGAAGAAGTCCTAATATCCCCATCATTTTGCTTTCTGGTGCCGATTATGTCTTCTCTGCAACAACCGATGAGCCAGAAGCTACCAGGAT ATGTACAACTCAAAACACTACTGATGCTTCTTATACATCTGAGGAGTCTTCATATGAACTGGATTCATTGCACAATTCAGAAAACTCTTTTTATAGTTCTGAAGAGGAAACTGAGTCTGAGGGTTTCCTTACTTCAGGCAATCATGTAATGCCACCAGAATATCTTCTGCATTTGGATTCATTGCCCTGTTATACAATTAAAATTCCATTCCCAAACTCCAATGAAATTGGAATGCTGTGCTTCTCTCAAGCCTCTTGTTATAGTATGCCTAAACAACATGGACCTTCTGTTCATCATTATAAGAATGAAAAGACAAATAGTTCTGTCTCCTTTTGTTGTGGAGATGAAAAACCAGTCATGACACCAGTTCTTTCAGATGAGAACTACAATTCTGACAATTTCTGGCCAGTAGGACTTCTGAAGACTCCTTTCTATCACATCATCAACTACAGAGGTCCAAAGCAACCATGCTTAGCTCCGCAAAGTATTCAGATGACTGATGAGAACTCAGGAACCCTGGAAAATACAAAATCAGTATTTGATAAAGTTATTGTTCCATTCAGTTCAAAATTAGATACGGTTGGAAGATTTGAATTCATGAATGCTAGAATTGGACCTTGGTGTCACGACATTTTTTCATCATGGAACTCCAATGAATACTATGATCTTAGTGCCAACCCGATTTTGACAAGATTTTCTTGGTTTAGTAATATGGACATTTCAAAAGATAGAAGCTCCAATAAGAGACACCGTTCACATTTCCCATACTTTGACTTCTCCTCGGTGGTTGATCCTTGTAATTTCTCGGGAAATGTTTTAGCCACTCCTGATAATGGGTTGGAAGTTGAAGCTTCTAGGATTGGGAATTCAAATCTTGCTACTGTAGGCAGTAATGGAATCTTGGCTGACTCTGTACAACATAGTATTAAAGACCAACCAGATTTAAAGCCCACATGTTCATCAAATACATCAAGAGAGGCACACCACACACCAGGGCATCTTCCTTCAAGCGTTTCTGGGGGGGCACTCTGGGTGGGTTCATTACATTATTCTAATGAAATTGAATCTTGTGTTGAAGACAAGTGGCATGATTCAGGGGCAGAGTTTGAGATGCCACCTGATGTTGTTATAGACAAATGCATAGTGCAAGAGATATTGCTTCA TATGTCAGCAACTTTGCTATCAAGTTGCTTGAGGAAGGTTTTGATCTGCATGAACATTTGTTGGCATTGCGGCGATATCATTTTATGGAACTGGCAGACTGGGCAGATACATTTATTATTTCTGTTTGTAAACAG TGTTTTTTCCTTCAAGAAATGGTCTGTTGCTGAACCAGAGAAGAAAGTAGCAGAGATGCAAGGGATCCTTGAGTTGTCATTACAAAGATCTTCATGTGAGACTGATCAATACAAGGAGAGGTTATATGTGTACATGAATGGACAAAGCATTGTGCCTGTATCAAATTCTTCAGCTG TTCAATTGGCAGGTCTCaatatgtttgattttatgttgtTGGGTTACAAAGTTGACTGGCCCATCAAAATTATTGTGACACCAGCTGCACTGAATATTTATGCTGAGATCTTTCATTATCTCATTCAAGTCAGACTTGCCGCTTTTTCTTTAGTTGAGGTCTGGTACTATATAAAG GCCTATCAGAGTTCCGTATTGCGTGGTCAAGATTTGAAATTTCACCAAATAGACTTGCAAATCTTGATAAAATTAAG GCAACAAATGAATCACTTTTTGTCTGCTCTGCAACAATATCTGCATTCACAGTTGTCAAATGTCTCCTGGTCTCGTTTTCAACATTCCCTTAAACATCAG GTCAAAGACATGCTAGACTTAGAATCTGTGCACATGTCATATCTTGCGGAAGCTTTACACAT ATGCTTTTTATCTGAGGACACAAAGCCTGTAGCTGTTATCATAGAAAACATTTTGCAATGTGCTTTAGACTTTGGGCTGCATCTAACTGGAGGTCATTTATATGCTGGAACCAACAGACCAGGACCATTAAACTTGCAATCTGACATAAACCTGTGTAAG GTTTCCACAATTCAAACAATATTTGAAAGAAATCTTAAAGATTTGTACCTATTATATCTCAAGTCTCCGAAGCATGTTGACTTCAGTCTTTGTCGTTTCTGGGATCACCTTAACTACAATGAGTACTACTCCAACATCTTCAACAGAGACACTACCTACTTGTGCTTGTGA